From a single Pseudoliparis swirei isolate HS2019 ecotype Mariana Trench chromosome 12, NWPU_hadal_v1, whole genome shotgun sequence genomic region:
- the LOC130202189 gene encoding E3 SUMO-protein ligase ZBED1-like produces MDVAVRQLQTKKLGCFAHSLNLGAEKVYNVQAISKWSARIRDVIVWIKRSSMIKTIFKEKQRLLGLPDHSVVLDVKTRWNSLYLMVERFVEQYPAIQAAFLDPRAKKLMKRDRLEEITDEDFRRAEDFVSLMRMLYTSTLCVSSDKSSTCGQIIPILQKLKTHLTVKEEDSTFVATVKEKVWGDLSKRYQDHDIMAFLEEATLMDPRFKGKLSSSDEVWERLKAAALREMLGEEDAVPVEAQEVEVDEDEEDEEEEVENVSKT; encoded by the exons ATGGATGTGGCTGTACGTCAGCTACAAACAAAAAAGCTTGGATGCTTTGCGCATTCTCTAAACCTAGGGGCAGAAAAGGTTTACAATGTGCAAGCTATCTCCAAGTGGTCAGCAAGGATCCGGGATGTGATCGTTTGGATCAAAAGATCCTCAATGATTAAGACCATTTTCAAAGAGAAGCAGCGTCTCCTGG gcCTGCCTGACCATTCTGTGGTCCTTGATGTCAAAACCCGCTGGAATTCTCTTTATCTCATGGTGGAGAGATTTGTGGAGCAATATCCTGCAATACAGGCAGCATTCTTGGACCCGCGTGCCAAAAAGCTCATGAAGAGAGACAG ACTTGAAGAGATCACAGATGAAGACTTCAGGAGGGCTGAGGACTTTGTCAGTCTGATGCGCATGCTGTATACaagtaccctgtgtgtgtcaaGCGACAAGTCTTCTACATGTGGCCAGATAATTCCCATTCTGCAAAAACTGAAGACCCACTTAACTGTCAAAGAGGAGGATTCCACATTTGTGGCCACGGTAAAAGAAAAGGTCTGGGGTGACCTCTCCAAACGTTACCAG GATCATGACATAATGGCCTTTCTGGAGGAGGCCACTCTTATGGATCCAAGATTCAAGGGAAAGCTGAGTTCTTCTGATGAAGTTTGGGAACGACTGAAGGCAGCAGCATTGAGGGAA ATGTTAGGAGAGGAGGATGCAGTGCCAGTGGAGGctcaggaagtggaagtggatgaggatgaagaggatgaagaggaggaggtggaaaatGTAAGTAAGACATGA